From Spirosoma aerolatum, one genomic window encodes:
- a CDS encoding DUF6044 family protein: MSSSTKTIYSTSERTYLFIAIGLLGLYVFPYIWLGEGAHLTIHDNLDSDFLYLYLLKLTRTAFDFDLNTIIPNMMSGGPFRGIPRSAFRTGLNVEVLSFWLFPPYAAQVINFAAVHGLGFWGMYLLLRRYILPESIWAFTRVAVAFLFALVPCYIVHGASVTGQPLLLFAFLNLLTNRARWTDWVIILLFPFYSFFVWSGLFICVALGVLGLISMLRNRQLNRPYLNGLLTLSLLYLASEWELIYGFVHQTYISQRVEFDYSQLRSMRVVDSLRRSADLFVWPMFNTGAFFTLGILLVAGLSARKAFRRERYTSVRWLIGLPILAALICLVHGFYHYLVVALGDSDLGLKFRVFQFDRFYFLLPALWFILFAMALREFGDGRREAGNNSQPSNVVSLFLALQLTLMLIANKEWRINVGKSVGLINEAQYPSFRAFFAEKQFVQIRDYIGQQPSNYRVICLGMHPSVAQFNGFYTLDSYQNNYPLPYKHAFRKIIAAELAKGTRQMRVYYDAYACRAYLYTAELGMNYLFGKTQNRSVSHLQIDTNALKSLNGQYVISAVPILNAAANRLYLKKVFDQPESYWRIWLYKVV; this comes from the coding sequence ATGTCCTCTTCTACCAAAACAATTTATTCTACTTCCGAAAGAACATATCTGTTCATTGCCATAGGGTTGTTAGGGTTGTATGTTTTCCCATACATCTGGCTCGGCGAAGGGGCCCATCTAACCATCCACGACAATCTGGACAGCGATTTTCTTTACCTGTATCTGCTCAAACTCACTCGTACCGCCTTCGATTTTGATCTGAACACTATTATTCCCAATATGATGAGTGGTGGGCCATTCCGGGGTATACCACGCTCAGCATTTCGGACAGGGCTAAATGTTGAAGTATTGTCGTTCTGGCTTTTTCCACCTTACGCAGCTCAGGTTATCAATTTTGCGGCTGTGCATGGGCTTGGCTTCTGGGGCATGTATTTATTGCTGCGTCGATACATTTTGCCCGAATCGATCTGGGCCTTTACCCGAGTAGCGGTTGCTTTTCTGTTTGCCCTGGTGCCCTGCTATATAGTGCATGGCGCATCGGTTACGGGTCAGCCACTGCTGTTATTTGCATTTCTCAATCTATTGACGAACCGGGCTCGCTGGACCGATTGGGTCATTATCCTTTTATTTCCATTCTATTCGTTCTTCGTCTGGTCGGGCCTTTTTATCTGTGTTGCCTTAGGCGTATTGGGCCTGATCAGTATGCTCAGAAACCGACAACTGAACCGACCGTATCTGAATGGATTACTCACACTTTCCCTGCTCTACCTGGCCAGCGAGTGGGAACTGATTTATGGGTTTGTCCATCAAACATATATTTCCCAACGCGTTGAATTCGACTATAGCCAGCTACGTTCGATGCGGGTAGTGGATAGTTTGCGCCGGAGTGCGGATTTATTTGTTTGGCCGATGTTTAATACGGGGGCTTTTTTTACGCTGGGTATTCTACTAGTAGCTGGATTAAGTGCCCGAAAAGCTTTTCGACGAGAACGTTATACATCCGTCAGGTGGCTAATCGGGTTGCCAATACTGGCGGCACTCATTTGTCTGGTTCATGGCTTTTACCATTACCTCGTCGTTGCCCTGGGTGATAGTGACCTGGGGCTCAAATTTCGCGTGTTTCAGTTTGATCGTTTCTATTTTCTGCTTCCGGCACTCTGGTTCATTCTGTTTGCTATGGCGTTACGGGAGTTTGGGGATGGGCGCAGAGAAGCCGGCAACAACAGCCAGCCATCGAACGTAGTTTCGCTATTTCTGGCCCTGCAGCTCACGCTGATGCTTATTGCGAACAAAGAATGGCGAATTAATGTCGGTAAGTCAGTCGGGCTTATTAACGAAGCGCAATATCCATCATTCCGGGCCTTTTTTGCTGAAAAGCAATTTGTTCAGATTCGCGATTATATTGGCCAGCAACCCTCGAACTACCGGGTCATATGCCTGGGTATGCATCCATCCGTTGCGCAGTTCAACGGCTTTTACACGCTCGATAGTTACCAGAACAATTATCCCCTACCCTACAAGCACGCATTCCGCAAAATTATTGCTGCGGAACTCGCCAAGGGCACCCGGCAAATGCGCGTTTATTACGATGCCTATGCCTGTCGCGCTTATCTCTACACCGCCGAATTAGGCATGAACTACCTTTTCGGAAAAACACAAAATCGGTCCGTTAGTCATCTACAGATCGATACAAATGCACTAAAGTCGCTCAATGGGCAATACGTAATTTCGGCCGTACCGATTTTAAATGCAGCCGCCAACCGACTGTATCTGAAAAAAGTCTTTGACCAACCGGAAAGCTATTGGCGAATCTGGTTGTATAAAGTTGTATAA
- a CDS encoding peptidylprolyl isomerase has translation MRIYLALFLLMSTTLLAQNRKKKDYLVTLTTIYGPMRLVLYDQTPKHKENFIKLVDQKFYDSLLFHRIIPLFMIQGGDPNSRKAKAGDPLGSGSIGERIPAEFVPTLFHKKGALAAARDNNPEKASSACQFYIVQGRVWDDAALQKQVERIQAMKGHVPTDEQKQVYKTIGGAPHLDGNYTVFGEVIDGLAIVDSIAKQPRDEMDRPVKDVRMTMTGDWVKKKKITKQYHYQY, from the coding sequence ATGCGTATTTACCTCGCTCTCTTTTTATTGATGTCAACCACGCTTCTGGCCCAGAACCGGAAGAAAAAAGACTATCTGGTTACGCTGACAACAATCTACGGTCCCATGCGGCTCGTTCTGTACGATCAGACGCCAAAGCACAAGGAAAATTTTATCAAACTGGTCGATCAGAAATTTTACGACAGTCTGTTGTTCCATCGCATTATTCCTCTGTTCATGATTCAGGGGGGCGACCCAAACTCCCGTAAAGCAAAAGCTGGCGACCCTCTTGGAAGTGGTAGCATTGGCGAGCGGATACCGGCCGAGTTTGTGCCCACACTCTTCCATAAGAAAGGCGCCTTAGCGGCTGCTCGCGATAATAACCCCGAAAAAGCGTCGAGTGCCTGCCAGTTTTACATTGTACAAGGCCGCGTTTGGGATGATGCCGCGCTGCAAAAGCAGGTCGAACGAATCCAGGCTATGAAAGGGCATGTACCGACCGATGAGCAGAAACAGGTATACAAAACCATTGGGGGGGCACCGCATCTGGATGGCAACTACACCGTTTTTGGCGAGGTAATTGATGGGCTGGCTATTGTGGACAGCATTGCCAAACAACCCCGCGACGAAATGGACCGGCCCGTTAAAGACGTTCGCATGACCATGACGGGCGATTGGGTCAAGAAAAAGAAGATTACAAAACAATATCATTATCAGTATTAG
- the purN gene encoding phosphoribosylglycinamide formyltransferase has protein sequence MKRIALFASGSGSNAEKIAAYFADNTSVDISLIASNNPKAGVIDRARRGFGRRLHIPVLLFDRATFYDTDRITQLLQNQHIDLIVLAGFMWLMPSKLVQAFPNKIINIHPALLPKFGGKGMYGHFVHEAVVAANETESGITIHYVNEHYDEGQIIFQASCPVLPTDTPEDVAQKVQVLEHLHYPKVVEDVLMR, from the coding sequence TTGAAACGAATCGCTCTATTTGCTTCTGGCTCTGGCTCGAATGCCGAGAAAATCGCTGCCTATTTTGCTGATAATACCAGCGTTGACATTTCGTTGATTGCCTCCAACAACCCAAAAGCGGGGGTTATTGATCGGGCCCGCCGTGGATTCGGAAGACGGCTGCACATTCCAGTTTTGCTCTTCGACCGGGCAACGTTTTACGATACCGACCGAATCACTCAACTGCTGCAGAATCAACACATCGATTTAATTGTACTAGCCGGTTTTATGTGGCTGATGCCCAGCAAATTGGTACAGGCATTCCCTAATAAAATTATTAACATTCACCCAGCGTTATTACCTAAATTTGGGGGGAAAGGCATGTATGGCCACTTTGTCCACGAAGCGGTGGTAGCAGCCAACGAAACCGAATCAGGGATTACGATTCATTATGTAAACGAGCATTACGACGAAGGGCAGATTATTTTCCAGGCCAGTTGCCCGGTTTTACCAACCGATACACCCGAAGACGTAGCCCAAAAAGTTCAGGTATTAGAACACCTGCATTATCCAAAAGTGGTAGAAGACGTATTGATGCGATGA
- a CDS encoding alpha-galactosidase, with product MRNLLIAIYLFTHSFIPAHGQTDLSSCQAIRKGDTLILGNSLIQRTYLFQNGNLSSFALQDKQTGKKWQLANKNADFSLPAKVGDPANGGFTVKPVAETSRTPAHLEAEVLVSLGDVWVKRVFRIYPNCPAIACDYYLKGRAPDWQQQVQQAYDLRNLESLATQKEGEANAVVLDRLALPGLHWRGKSVEFFDATDQNNTLVQEYTRLAYRQEVRLRGNLLFLDEGGTDRGIFWLKEAPVSGVQLAYPGFDFSLKFNEMRAVGIGVGPTDLRNDEWVRGYSLVLGVWSGGEEGQLTALRSYQRSLRIRQPNRDEMILLNTWGDRGQDKNINEAFVLRELELGEKLGITHFQLDDGWQQGKSANSAFQGGSFKDIWRKPDYWLPDPRKFPTGFSRIMETGKKRGITLSTWFNPSVDSSFKYWDRDAQVMIDQYRRYGIRMWKIDGVRIADKQAEINFRKMLDTVMASTNGEAIFNLDVTAGRRFGYHYFYEYGNLFLENRYTDWGNYYPHFTLRNLWMLARYVPPQRLQIEFLNKWRNQDRYPKDDSFSPAHYPFDYLFAITMPAQPLAWMEARNLPPEAFAITSLISAYKKHWWAWHNGQLFPIGNEPSGTSWTGFQSISEKQSTGYVLVFREQTKVGAAKMKLMNLLSGTYQFTHLMGQGKSFRLAVTADGTVSFTLPQQMAFGFYQYERVK from the coding sequence ATGAGGAATTTATTGATAGCGATCTACCTGTTTACTCATTCTTTCATACCCGCACACGGGCAAACGGACTTATCGTCGTGCCAGGCCATTCGCAAGGGTGATACGTTAATTCTGGGTAATTCGCTGATTCAACGAACCTACCTATTTCAGAATGGGAATCTCAGTTCATTCGCCCTTCAGGACAAGCAAACCGGGAAGAAATGGCAATTGGCGAATAAAAACGCTGATTTTTCCTTGCCTGCTAAAGTGGGTGATCCGGCCAACGGAGGCTTTACGGTAAAACCCGTTGCCGAAACCAGCCGAACACCTGCCCATCTGGAAGCAGAGGTACTCGTTTCATTAGGAGATGTATGGGTAAAACGGGTCTTTCGAATCTATCCCAACTGCCCGGCTATTGCCTGCGATTATTACCTGAAAGGACGCGCTCCCGATTGGCAGCAACAGGTTCAACAAGCCTACGACCTGCGTAATCTTGAATCTCTGGCAACCCAAAAAGAGGGTGAGGCTAATGCTGTCGTGCTGGATCGACTCGCCCTTCCCGGACTTCATTGGCGGGGAAAATCGGTGGAGTTTTTCGATGCTACCGACCAGAATAACACGCTGGTGCAGGAATATACCCGACTGGCGTATCGCCAGGAAGTACGATTGCGGGGTAACCTGTTGTTTCTGGACGAAGGAGGAACCGATAGGGGGATTTTCTGGCTCAAAGAAGCACCAGTATCGGGTGTACAGCTCGCTTACCCTGGCTTCGATTTCTCGTTAAAGTTCAACGAGATGCGGGCGGTTGGTATTGGTGTAGGACCAACTGACCTACGCAATGATGAATGGGTTCGGGGATATAGCCTGGTGCTTGGCGTTTGGTCGGGTGGCGAAGAGGGACAACTGACAGCGCTTCGGTCGTATCAACGAAGCTTACGGATACGGCAACCTAACCGCGATGAGATGATTCTGCTCAATACCTGGGGAGATCGGGGGCAGGATAAAAACATCAACGAAGCGTTTGTGCTACGCGAACTGGAATTAGGAGAAAAATTGGGGATCACTCATTTCCAGCTTGACGATGGCTGGCAACAGGGAAAAAGTGCCAATTCGGCGTTTCAGGGTGGGAGCTTCAAAGACATCTGGCGCAAACCCGATTACTGGCTACCCGACCCCAGGAAGTTCCCAACGGGTTTTAGCCGAATTATGGAAACGGGTAAAAAGCGAGGTATTACGCTCTCCACCTGGTTCAATCCGAGTGTCGATAGTAGCTTCAAATACTGGGATCGGGATGCGCAGGTGATGATTGACCAATACCGACGCTATGGCATCCGGATGTGGAAGATCGATGGGGTGCGTATTGCCGATAAGCAGGCCGAAATTAATTTCCGAAAGATGCTCGATACGGTTATGGCCAGCACAAACGGTGAGGCTATATTTAACCTCGATGTGACGGCTGGCCGACGGTTTGGGTATCATTATTTTTATGAGTACGGCAACCTGTTTCTGGAAAACCGCTATACCGACTGGGGAAATTATTATCCGCATTTCACCTTGCGCAATTTGTGGATGCTGGCCCGATATGTGCCACCTCAGCGCTTGCAGATCGAGTTTTTGAACAAATGGCGTAATCAGGATCGCTATCCCAAAGACGACTCATTTAGCCCGGCACACTACCCCTTCGATTACTTGTTTGCCATTACCATGCCTGCCCAGCCGTTGGCCTGGATGGAAGCCCGCAATTTGCCACCAGAGGCCTTTGCCATTACCAGCCTGATCAGTGCCTATAAAAAACATTGGTGGGCGTGGCATAATGGCCAGCTATTTCCAATTGGTAATGAACCATCGGGCACAAGCTGGACAGGCTTTCAATCCATTTCGGAAAAACAGTCTACCGGATATGTATTGGTTTTTCGGGAGCAAACGAAAGTGGGTGCTGCTAAAATGAAGCTCATGAACCTGTTATCCGGCACCTATCAGTTTACGCACTTAATGGGTCAGGGAAAAAGCTTCCGGCTGGCCGTAACGGCTGATGGAACTGTGTCATTTACATTACCGCAGCAAATGGCATTTGGTTTTTATCAATACGAACGGGTTAAGTAA
- a CDS encoding M28 family peptidase produces MQTTIRVTLWMSLLLTALGAHAQSRPAKGGKLTLPEALLSRTEVEVHTRFLASDELQGRRTGEPGNRTAARYIAEQFRLLGLKPAATTDNQPDFLQHINLEKAKTATSATLLIGKDTLQLGKQLIVMSGDPTNLSGEVIYVGYGLTDGEDGYKGRDVKGRIVVAQGGSPEAKSPGDIIRAAAEKRKMATQKGAAALIELYSEATPWGFVSQYFSRDQLTIATSADGKAPITHLWVNNANNQYKQLKEAGQTVTLRTSGRPHLTTSSANVAGIIEGTDPKLKNEYVILSAHFDHIGVGAQGGSAYQSTDSIFNGARDNAIGAVALLESAKALMQQRPKRSVLVLALTGEEVGFLGSRYYAEHPLVPLKQTIFDLNSDGAGYNDTTVVSVIGLERTGAKAEIEAGAKAFGLSIFAEPAPEQGLFDRSDNVQFAAKGIPAPTFSAGFKTFDAAIGKYYHQAIDNPESLDFKYVLRFCQAYAHAARLIADRPTRPQWSAGDKYEVAGKALYGQQ; encoded by the coding sequence ATGCAAACAACTATCCGAGTAACGCTCTGGATGAGCCTACTGCTAACGGCATTGGGCGCTCATGCGCAAAGCCGACCTGCTAAAGGCGGAAAATTAACCCTTCCTGAAGCATTACTCTCTCGAACTGAAGTTGAGGTACATACGAGATTCCTGGCATCTGATGAACTGCAGGGCCGTCGGACGGGCGAGCCGGGCAACCGAACAGCCGCCCGATACATTGCCGAGCAGTTTCGTCTGCTGGGTCTGAAGCCTGCGGCCACGACCGATAATCAGCCGGACTTTCTTCAGCACATCAATCTTGAAAAAGCAAAAACGGCTACCTCTGCTACACTCCTGATCGGAAAAGATACCCTTCAACTTGGCAAGCAGTTGATTGTGATGTCGGGCGACCCAACCAATCTGTCGGGCGAGGTGATCTATGTCGGTTATGGCCTCACTGATGGCGAAGATGGCTATAAGGGTCGGGATGTAAAAGGTCGGATTGTGGTAGCGCAGGGTGGTTCGCCCGAAGCTAAAAGCCCTGGCGATATTATTCGGGCTGCTGCCGAAAAACGCAAAATGGCAACCCAAAAAGGCGCGGCTGCTCTGATTGAACTATACAGCGAAGCTACGCCCTGGGGGTTTGTGAGTCAGTATTTCAGCCGCGATCAGTTGACCATCGCCACCTCCGCCGATGGCAAAGCGCCCATAACCCATCTTTGGGTCAACAACGCCAACAACCAATACAAGCAGTTGAAAGAAGCGGGTCAAACCGTTACCTTGCGAACCTCCGGTCGCCCACACCTAACCACGTCCTCGGCTAATGTTGCCGGAATTATTGAAGGTACCGATCCAAAGCTGAAAAATGAATACGTTATTTTATCGGCTCATTTTGATCACATTGGGGTTGGAGCACAGGGCGGAAGTGCGTATCAGTCTACCGACAGTATCTTTAATGGGGCTCGTGACAATGCCATTGGCGCCGTAGCCTTGCTGGAATCGGCCAAAGCGTTGATGCAGCAGCGGCCCAAACGCTCCGTCTTGGTGTTAGCGCTGACGGGCGAAGAGGTTGGGTTTCTGGGTAGCCGCTATTATGCTGAGCATCCCTTAGTGCCGCTAAAACAAACCATCTTCGACCTGAATTCGGATGGAGCCGGTTATAATGATACCACCGTGGTATCCGTCATTGGCCTGGAACGGACTGGGGCAAAAGCCGAAATCGAAGCAGGCGCTAAAGCGTTTGGTCTTAGCATTTTTGCCGAACCCGCTCCCGAGCAGGGCTTATTCGACCGATCAGATAATGTTCAGTTTGCGGCAAAAGGTATCCCGGCCCCTACATTCTCAGCCGGTTTCAAGACGTTCGATGCCGCTATCGGCAAATACTATCATCAGGCCATTGATAACCCCGAATCGCTGGATTTTAAGTATGTTCTTCGCTTTTGTCAGGCCTATGCACACGCAGCCCGACTGATTGCGGACCGGCCTACGCGCCCCCAATGGTCGGCGGGCGATAAGTACGAAGTAGCCGGAAAAGCCTTGTACGGACAACAGTAG
- a CDS encoding DUF4834 domain-containing protein, protein MLLKYLFIITLIILFVPPVRRFVFYLLVGRQLVKEQKRQGDVRGARREGDIRVDKRPQENGSRFEGGDYVDYEEVK, encoded by the coding sequence ATGTTACTCAAATATCTCTTCATTATCACGCTGATTATTCTGTTCGTGCCTCCAGTACGCCGATTTGTTTTTTACCTTTTGGTTGGTCGTCAACTGGTTAAGGAGCAAAAGAGGCAGGGTGATGTTCGCGGAGCCCGTCGGGAAGGAGACATTCGCGTGGATAAGCGGCCGCAAGAAAACGGCTCCCGCTTTGAAGGGGGCGACTATGTTGACTATGAAGAGGTCAAATAA
- a CDS encoding SDR family oxidoreductase, with the protein MKRILITGANGLLGQKLVDLLTKQPNIELVATARGDNRLPYADGYTYRSMDITDRQQVLDTIGEVKPDVVIHGAAMTDVDKCEVQKDACWAQNVHAVEYIVEACQATNAFLVHVSTDFIFDGTAGPYDETAEANPISFYGWSKQAGESVVKHANRADVPLRWAIARTVLVYGIAHDMSRSNIILWVKKSLEEGKNIKVVTDQWRSPTLAEDLAMGCYLIADKEAEGIFNISGKEVLTPYDMAIKTADYFGLDKSLIAQADASTFTQVARRPPRTGFILDKARTVLGYDPRSFEEGIAVLASQLKP; encoded by the coding sequence ATGAAACGCATTCTTATTACTGGAGCCAATGGCCTGTTGGGACAAAAACTGGTCGACCTGTTGACCAAACAGCCCAATATTGAATTAGTAGCAACCGCTCGTGGCGATAATCGATTGCCTTATGCAGATGGATATACGTACCGATCAATGGATATTACGGATCGGCAGCAGGTATTGGATACAATTGGCGAGGTAAAACCCGATGTAGTTATCCACGGGGCTGCTATGACCGATGTGGATAAATGCGAAGTACAGAAAGATGCGTGCTGGGCGCAGAATGTCCATGCGGTTGAATACATTGTTGAAGCCTGTCAGGCTACCAATGCCTTTCTGGTGCATGTGTCTACAGATTTCATTTTCGATGGTACAGCAGGCCCTTACGATGAAACTGCCGAGGCCAATCCCATCAGTTTTTATGGCTGGAGCAAACAGGCTGGCGAATCGGTCGTTAAACATGCGAACCGGGCCGACGTTCCCTTGCGCTGGGCTATTGCCCGTACGGTACTCGTGTATGGCATTGCACACGATATGAGTCGTAGCAACATCATTTTATGGGTCAAGAAATCGCTGGAAGAGGGTAAGAATATTAAAGTCGTCACCGACCAGTGGCGGAGCCCAACCCTGGCCGAAGATCTGGCTATGGGTTGCTACCTGATTGCTGATAAAGAAGCTGAAGGCATTTTCAATATATCGGGGAAAGAAGTTTTGACCCCATATGATATGGCGATTAAAACCGCCGATTATTTTGGTCTCGATAAGTCACTGATTGCGCAGGCCGATGCATCCACATTCACGCAGGTAGCGCGTCGGCCACCACGTACCGGATTTATTCTGGATAAAGCCAGAACCGTACTGGGTTACGATCCGCGCAGTTTTGAAGAAGGCATTGCTGTACTGGCCAGTCAGCTTAAGCCATAG
- a CDS encoding tautomerase family protein, whose product MSQVKIYGVREHLLPIREVLSSSIHACVVEALQFPENKRAHRFFYLDKEDFFRPATASDRYIILEFLMIEGRTVDTKKKLIHLLYERVCTQLNLPVTDLEICILESPAHNWGFRGMTGDEITLNYKVNV is encoded by the coding sequence ATGAGTCAGGTAAAGATTTATGGGGTGCGCGAACACCTGCTACCCATTCGGGAGGTGCTTTCCAGTTCCATTCATGCGTGCGTGGTCGAAGCACTCCAGTTTCCGGAAAATAAACGAGCGCACCGCTTTTTCTATCTTGACAAGGAGGATTTCTTTCGACCGGCTACCGCATCCGACCGGTATATCATTCTGGAGTTTCTGATGATCGAAGGCCGTACGGTCGATACGAAGAAAAAACTGATTCATTTGCTCTACGAGCGTGTTTGTACTCAGCTAAATCTACCCGTTACCGACCTTGAAATCTGTATTCTGGAAAGTCCGGCGCATAACTGGGGATTCCGGGGCATGACGGGCGATGAAATTACGCTGAATTATAAAGTCAACGTTTGA
- a CDS encoding LysR family transcriptional regulator translates to MLSFRLNVFYTVAKRLSFTKAAAELYVTQPAVTKHIQELEHQFGTALFDRRGNQISLTAAGSILLRHAETIMATYRQLEFDMNALKGESRGSLRVGASTTVAQYVIPPVLARFHEQSADVAISLLSGNTEQIEQQLLNDEIDLGLVEGRTHHSDIRYTPFVKDELVLICRADHPLANRDEITLDELRTVPIVLRERGSGSLEVIEHALRGVGIRLSDLTVEMHLGSTESIKSYLSNSRCMAFISVFAVQQELQAGTLKVLDVQGLTIERDLYSIQLQGVSEGLADTFMRFARQHYKRG, encoded by the coding sequence ATGCTATCCTTCCGCCTGAATGTCTTCTATACCGTGGCCAAACGGCTGAGTTTCACCAAAGCAGCCGCTGAGTTATATGTCACGCAGCCTGCCGTGACCAAGCACATTCAGGAACTTGAACATCAGTTTGGAACCGCCCTGTTCGACCGGCGTGGGAATCAGATCAGCCTGACAGCGGCCGGGAGTATTCTGCTTCGTCATGCCGAAACCATCATGGCCACCTATCGCCAACTGGAGTTCGATATGAACGCGCTCAAAGGGGAGTCGAGAGGATCGTTGCGGGTAGGGGCCAGTACGACCGTAGCGCAGTATGTGATTCCGCCTGTTCTGGCGCGGTTTCATGAACAATCGGCCGATGTAGCCATCTCGCTGCTGAGTGGCAATACGGAACAGATCGAACAGCAGTTGCTCAACGACGAGATTGATCTGGGATTGGTGGAAGGCCGAACGCATCATAGCGACATTCGCTATACGCCATTTGTCAAGGATGAACTGGTCCTGATCTGCCGGGCCGATCACCCATTAGCCAATCGCGACGAGATTACGCTGGACGAATTACGTACCGTCCCGATTGTGCTGCGTGAACGAGGCTCCGGGTCGCTCGAAGTGATTGAACATGCTTTGCGAGGAGTCGGCATACGTCTATCGGATCTGACCGTGGAAATGCATTTAGGAAGTACAGAAAGCATTAAATCGTATCTCAGTAATTCGCGCTGTATGGCGTTTATTTCCGTTTTTGCCGTTCAGCAGGAGTTACAGGCTGGTACGCTAAAAGTGCTTGATGTACAGGGGCTTACTATCGAGCGTGATTTGTATTCCATTCAGTTGCAGGGCGTCAGCGAAGGACTTGCCGATACCTTCATGCGATTCGCCCGTCAGCATTATAAGCGAGGCTAG
- a CDS encoding ABC transporter ATP-binding protein produces the protein MLATNQLSFAYNPTKQFTFPDVYCANREALLILGRSGTGKTTFLHLLALLLKPKSGSVTIDETDLTKLSVAETAAFRAKHVGIVFQKPHFVSSLSVLDNLLLANYLADKPQDKARAKELAAQLGFGDHLDKKTHQLSQGEQQRVSIARAVMNQPGVILADEPTSSLDDENTERVVQLLREQSEQIGASLIVVTHDQRLKDAFQNRVAL, from the coding sequence ATGCTGGCGACCAACCAACTTTCGTTTGCGTATAACCCCACCAAGCAGTTCACATTTCCCGATGTGTACTGCGCCAATCGGGAAGCACTCCTGATTTTGGGTCGGTCAGGAACGGGTAAAACAACATTCCTGCACTTGCTGGCCTTGTTGCTGAAGCCCAAAAGTGGTTCGGTTACCATCGACGAAACAGACCTCACGAAATTGAGCGTGGCCGAAACTGCCGCTTTTCGGGCCAAACACGTGGGTATTGTTTTCCAGAAACCCCATTTTGTTAGTTCGCTCTCGGTGCTTGATAACCTGTTGCTGGCTAATTATTTAGCTGATAAACCGCAGGATAAAGCACGGGCAAAGGAACTGGCAGCCCAATTGGGATTCGGTGATCACCTGGACAAAAAAACGCATCAGCTAAGCCAGGGTGAGCAGCAACGGGTGAGTATAGCGCGGGCCGTTATGAATCAGCCGGGGGTTATTCTGGCCGATGAGCCAACGTCGAGCCTTGACGATGAAAATACAGAGCGTGTTGTGCAACTCCTGCGTGAGCAGTCGGAGCAGATAGGGGCCAGCCTCATTGTGGTTACCCACGACCAGCGTTTGAAAGATGCCTTTCAGAATCGCGTAGCTTTGTAA